A DNA window from Bos mutus isolate GX-2022 chromosome 11, NWIPB_WYAK_1.1, whole genome shotgun sequence contains the following coding sequences:
- the SURF6 gene encoding surfeit locus protein 6, whose translation MTSLLAKDAYLQGLAKKICSQPSAEPQKRKSAGKTQVSEAAAPPRKKRKKAQKKSRERERKTAKPKAQASAEKSEARKPEVAKEEEGATSSTRVPADGLAAEPDSLFALDVLRQRLHEKIQEARGQGSAKELSPAVLEKRRRRKQERDRKKRKRRELRAKEKAAKALEGAEATEPDLQVPREEAQAQPGLLFNKVEVTEEEPANKAQRRKEKRQKLKGNLTPLTGRNYRQLLERLQARQARLEDLRDRDAGQAQELEAKMRWTNLLYKAEGVRIRDDERLLQEALKRKEKRRAQRQRAWEKRTAHVVGKMQQRQDQRRQNLRKKKAAKAERRLEKARKKGRILPQDLERAGLA comes from the exons CTGGCAAAACTCAAGTCTCAGAAGCTGCTGCGCCccccaggaagaagaggaagaaagcgCAGAAGAAATCCCGGGAGCGGGAGAGGAAGACTGCAAAGCCCAAGGCCCAGGCCTCTGCGGAGAAGTCTGAGGCCAGGAAGCCAGAGGTggccaaggaggaggagggagccacCAGCTCCACCAGGGTCCCAGCAG ATGGCCTGGCCGCAGAGCCTGACTCTTTGTTTGCCTTGGACGTTCTGCGGCAGCGCCTGCATGAGAAGATTCAGGAGGCACGGGGCCAG GGCAGCGCCAAGGAGCTGTCCCCCGCTGTTTTGGAGAAAAGACGCCGGAGGAAGCAGGAGCGCGACCGGAAAAAGAGGAAACGGAGGGAGCTGAGAGCAAAGGAGAAGGCGGCCAAGGCACTGGAGGGGGCAGAGGCCACCGAGCCGGACCTTCAGGTGCCCAGGGAGGAGGCGCAGGCCCAGCCGGGGCTGCTCTTCAACAAG GTGGAGGTGACCGAGGAGGAGCCAGCCAACAAGGCCCAGCGCCGGAAGGAGAAGAGGCAGAAGCTGAAGGGGAACCTGACACCGCTGACGGGCAGGAACTACCGGCAGCTGCTGGAGCGCCTGCAGGCGCGGCAGGCCCGGCTGGAGGATCTGCGGGACCGGGACGCGGGGCAGGCCCAGGAGCTCGAGGCCAAGATGCGCTGGACCAACCTGCTGTACAAGGCCGAGGGCGTGAGGATCCGCGACGATGAGCGCCTGCTGCAGGAGGCCCTGAAGCGCAAGGAGAAGCGGCGCGCGCAGCGCCAACGCGCCTGGGAGAAGCGCACGGCGCACGTGGTGGGCAAGATGCAGCAGAGGCAGGACCAGCGGCGGCAGAACCTGCGCAAGAAGAAGGCGGCCAAGGCCGAGCGCCGCCTGGAGAAGGCTCGCAAGAAGGGCCGCATCCTGCCCCAAGACCTGGAGCGCGCCGGCCTGGCCTGA